From the Rhea pennata isolate bPtePen1 chromosome 1, bPtePen1.pri, whole genome shotgun sequence genome, the window AGGAAGAGGCAGGATCCTTAAGGCCAAGTGGGCCGTCAGCTCCCTCCTTGCTCAGCCCACCCTTACAGAGCCCTTGTGTCCTCTGATCACCTGGTGGGAAACAGTCACGGCAACGGTAGGatactccaaaaaaaaaataaataaataaataaataaaacagcgGGGAAACTGCTCCAGGTGGTGAAACTTCTTATTTTGTGGCGACCGTTTAAACGTTAGCGGTGACGAGCCACCGCTGCCGAAGCCCGAAACACGGGCAAGGGGCTTCCCAGCTGCGGAGAGCAGCGGGGGGCCGGCGACGCCCGTGGgggcagcctgctccctgcGCATCCCCCCGCGGCGTGGGGGGCCAGGCCAGCCCCACtccgggctccccgcggcctctcccggccccgcggctttcgggggcggccggggccgcgcagtGGCGGCGCGCACCTGCActgcgccgcgccgggcagggcgggccgcggctgccgcccccgcctccccgcccgccTCAGTACGGCCAGCCCGGGCGGGCTATAAGAGGCGGCGACGGGGCTGGGCAGCCGATGCTGGCGGCGAGAGGcacgggcggcggcggcggcggcggcgggacaGCCCTGCGCctggcgccgcggcccgccgccaTGAAGCCGCCTgaggcgccgcgggcggcgggggaaGGTGGGtgcgcgccgcccggccgcgggggggcgccgcggggcggcagggcgggagcggcgcggcggcggcggggcgcggcgctgAGCGGGCGGCGCTGAGCGGGCTGCGCGGTGCCCGGCAGCCCTGCTGGAGGACGGCGGGGAGCTGGCGGAGGCGCTGGGGGAGTTCGACGCCGTCCTGCAGGACTTCTCGTGCccgcccggccggcgccgctTCCACTACGGCGAGCACCTGGAGCGCATGAAGCGGCGGAGCAGCGCCAGCGTCAGCGACGGCAGCGGCCTCAGCGACTCCGAGAGTGAGTGCGGGGGCGCGGGCGCGTGTGTGGAGCGGGCTCAGCTCAGCCCCGAGGGGGTTTATGTTTCTCTTCTGGATTCTCCGGGTTGGAGAGAAAACGGGGAGGGAAAAGCAGAGTCTTGTTACACCGCAGACCCACTCCTTACCTCTGATTTCCTTACAGGAGGTAAGGTGGTGTAAGGAAGGTGAAAATACCAGCTGGCTGGTAAAATACTGAGGTATCCTGTGTAggtttttttaagatttctttttcttagacAGGGGACCCTCAGGTTTGCTATGTTTTGCTAGCCTAAATATCAGTTGAATGAGAGTGAACTGTGAAGTGCTTTAAAGAACTGACTGGAACTAAATCAACTGTTGATTTTAATTGGTGGAGGTGTCTTTGCTGCTTGGAggttgtcattttaaaaataacttacatCAGTATATgctatgtgtatatataaacagTGCACTTGGAGCAAGAGAAGTAGGTAGCTGATATCAAGACAGCTTTGGACAAGAGATGTaaaatgatttgattttttGATCAAGTACTCTTTTAAACCCCTCTTATTCTTGCTAGATGGTGAGAGAATGTTTTTCCTATTGCAAAAAGTGAGGCTGAAAACTGCAGTCCTCCTTGGAAGCAATGGGGTAAATGGCTGCTTTGACAGAACTTCAGAAAACCGACTGAACCCAAATCCGAGTCTCTAAACTAAAAGCTTTCTATATAGGGGGCTTTACAAAACttacacttcctgagcttgttaCTTATGGTAAGTTTGCACCTTTAATTTCTGATGTGCCTCTGTTTATCAGTTTGGTGACTTTCTGTGCAATTTTCTGACGTAACACTTAAAACATAAGGAACATGGTCTTATTAGTGGATAAGCTGTCCCTGTTGCTTCTCCCTAGTACTAGAGCACTTTATAACATCATCATCATTAAGGGTAGGATTCATCTCGCTTAGTGTTACCAGCCCCAAACTCTGACATTTAGCCTGACCACCACTTTGGTTTTTTGCTGTAGTCTGCAGACATATAGATGCCTCCTGAGGCTGATGCATTTCTTCCTCAGAGTGGATGAATCACTCTTTGCAAGTTGTTCTCCCAGTGGAGGGAGGTCTGAAAAATGAATACCTGATTTAGATTACACGCTAACCTTTCTGGTGGCTGGAAGTATGTAAGATGATGCCTTCCTTTACTGACTCAAGCTGATGAATTGTGAGCAGTCTGTAAAATCTATCATTAACCACAAATGCAGAGCCCTAGTGTTACTGTTTTGTGTagtcttcagtattttaattaacCTCGAGTCTACTCTTACCAAAAGCAGATAACTTCAGGATTCTGTATGCAGAGAAACGTTCTACTGTTGGCAAAACGcgagaaaacaaaacagcatcaaGGATTCATTCCTCTTGTGTGGTTAAAGCCTATCTGTAGTCATTAGCGTATGTGCTGTGGTTCAAGAAAACTTAATCTTGAATGGTACTTAAAGTTGCTCTTTTAGAACTGACAGAGGGAGGgtcttttgaggaaaaagatGTTCCCTTACAGAGCAGAAGGCTTATTAAGGAAACAGCATGCTCGTGCAAAATGGCAGATGAACTCTTCAGGAAGACCcggaaaacaaaaatctgccACATTTGAACTGATTTAGACTGAAAACATTAGTAGAGGTAGACAGGATTTAAAGGCTTTGAGTGAAGTCTTCAAAGGCCACGTATTAAGAGCTTGCCAAACTTCCAGACCCCAACCTATGTTGAGGTTCCTTGTTTAATGATGTG encodes:
- the RGCC gene encoding regulator of cell cycle RGCC, with product MLAARGTGGGGGGGGTALRLAPRPAAMKPPEAPRAAGEALLEDGGELAEALGEFDAVLQDFSCPPGRRRFHYGEHLERMKRRSSASVSDGSGLSDSESADSLCRNSFSFSDEKLNSPTASTPSLPSPSVTPCKAKLGDTKELEDFIADLDRTLASM